A genomic segment from Acidobacteriota bacterium encodes:
- the hybB gene encoding Ni/Fe-hydrogenase cytochrome b subunit, with amino-acid sequence MIAAAYATVVRFTRGLGASTHLSDRFPWGLWVGFDVLCGVMLAAGGFTLTAAVHIFNIERFKPIIRPTVLTAFLGYMLVVVALMFDLGRPWRVWHPLVMWNPHSVMFEVGWCVTLYTTVLALEFSPVVLERFHLTQALKVVRAISVPLVIAGVILSTLHQSSLGSLYLIVPEKLHAYWYSPLLPVFFFLSAIGIGLAMTIIESCLSARHFGKKLELPLMRELGRILTVVLLLYGMLKFLDLYHRGALDLVLHIGYETDLFLLELGLGLALPIALLLVPRVRDTEGGLYLASVFTVLGFIVNRLNVSITGMEASAGVSYVPKWTEVAVTAGIVAAGFAIFGLAVRYLPIFPRGVEELAARPAPRVRLVHVRD; translated from the coding sequence ATGATCGCGGCGGCGTACGCGACCGTCGTGCGGTTCACCCGGGGCCTCGGGGCGTCGACCCACCTCAGCGATCGCTTCCCGTGGGGCCTCTGGGTCGGCTTCGACGTCCTGTGCGGCGTGATGCTGGCGGCCGGCGGCTTCACCCTCACGGCGGCGGTCCACATCTTCAACATCGAGCGGTTCAAGCCGATCATCCGCCCCACCGTCCTGACGGCGTTCCTCGGATACATGCTCGTCGTCGTCGCGCTCATGTTCGATCTCGGCCGGCCGTGGCGGGTCTGGCACCCGCTCGTCATGTGGAACCCCCACTCGGTCATGTTCGAGGTCGGGTGGTGCGTCACGCTGTACACGACGGTGCTGGCCCTCGAGTTCTCGCCGGTCGTTCTCGAGCGGTTCCACCTCACGCAGGCGCTGAAGGTGGTCCGCGCCATCTCCGTGCCGCTCGTCATCGCCGGGGTGATCCTCTCGACGCTCCACCAGTCGTCGCTGGGCAGCCTCTATCTCATCGTCCCCGAGAAGCTGCACGCGTACTGGTACTCGCCTCTACTCCCGGTCTTCTTCTTCCTCTCGGCCATCGGCATCGGCCTCGCGATGACGATCATCGAGTCGTGCCTGAGCGCGCGCCACTTCGGGAAGAAGCTGGAGCTGCCCCTCATGCGGGAGCTGGGCCGCATCCTGACCGTGGTGCTCCTGCTCTACGGGATGCTGAAGTTCCTCGACCTGTACCACCGGGGCGCCCTGGATCTCGTCCTCCACATCGGGTACGAGACCGATCTCTTCCTGCTCGAGCTCGGCCTCGGCCTCGCGCTCCCGATCGCGCTTCTCCTGGTGCCGCGCGTCCGCGACACGGAGGGGGGCCTCTACCTCGCGTCGGTTTTCACCGTCCTGGGGTTCATCGTCAACCGCCTCAACGTCAGCATCACCGGGATGGAGGCGTCGGCCGGCGTGAGCTACGTCCCGAAGTGGACCGAGGTGGCCGTGACTGCCGGGATCGTGGCCGCCGGCTTCGCGATCTTCGGCCTGGCGGTCCGCTACCTGCCGATCTTCCCGAGGGGGGTCGAAGAGCTCGCCGCCCGCCCCGCTCCGCGCGTGAGGCTGGTCCATGTCCGGGACTGA
- a CDS encoding 4Fe-4S dicluster domain-containing protein → MSLAILYDATLCIGCKQCEQACADRHKLPYDDAIAAEEVQSDHKLTVVQGRDDRFMRRLCMHCVEPTCASVCPVAALRKTPEGPVVYDEDRCMGCRYCMVACPFSVPRYEWTKLLPRVRKCDFCAGTTLAGGVQACAEICPTGATKSGERAALIAEARSRLAENPAQYVPHVYGLEEVGGTSVLMLSGVPFESFGYRTDMVKEPIPMLTYRVLSRIPDFVPLGGILLGGIWWITHRRDEVAAEEHAAPSGEGR, encoded by the coding sequence GTGAGCCTCGCCATCCTGTACGACGCCACGCTCTGCATCGGCTGCAAGCAATGCGAGCAGGCGTGCGCCGACCGGCACAAGCTTCCGTACGACGACGCGATCGCGGCGGAAGAGGTCCAGTCCGACCACAAGCTCACCGTCGTGCAGGGGCGCGACGACAGGTTCATGCGGCGCCTCTGCATGCACTGCGTCGAGCCGACCTGCGCGTCGGTCTGCCCCGTCGCCGCGCTGAGGAAGACCCCAGAGGGCCCGGTCGTCTACGACGAGGATCGCTGCATGGGGTGCCGCTACTGCATGGTGGCGTGCCCCTTCTCGGTCCCCCGCTACGAGTGGACGAAGCTCCTCCCGAGGGTCCGCAAGTGCGACTTCTGCGCCGGGACCACCCTCGCCGGCGGGGTGCAGGCCTGCGCCGAGATCTGCCCCACCGGCGCGACGAAGTCCGGCGAGCGGGCGGCGCTGATCGCCGAGGCGCGAAGCCGCCTCGCGGAGAACCCCGCTCAGTACGTGCCGCACGTCTACGGCCTCGAGGAGGTCGGCGGCACATCGGTCCTCATGCTCTCCGGCGTGCCGTTCGAGAGCTTCGGCTACCGGACCGACATGGTGAAGGAGCCGATCCCGATGCTCACGTACCGGGTCCTCTCGCGGATCCCCGACTTCGTTCCCCTCGGCGGGATCCTCCTGGGAGGGATCTGGTGGATCACGCACCGGCGCGACGAGGTCGCGGCCGAGGAGCACGCGGCTCCTTCCGGCGAGGGGAGGTGA
- a CDS encoding glycine cleavage system protein H: MTVILVLVTFIALVVTDYVYSRRHAIVSLQAAAPAEPAAPLRPAFAAGFEVRDHLKYHPGHTWALRESANLVRVGIDDFAARLIGKVDRITLPRRGQWIRQGQKIWSVERDGKKVDMASPIEGIVTEIHEAAAAAPDEARRHPYDDGWLVKVESPDASTNLRNLIAGNVAKSWMEEAASRLRLRLPAVAGAVAQDGGVAIDDVPSILSGDSWLDLAREFFLI, from the coding sequence ATGACCGTCATCCTCGTCCTCGTCACGTTCATCGCTCTCGTCGTCACCGATTACGTGTACAGCCGGCGCCACGCGATCGTCTCGCTCCAGGCGGCCGCCCCGGCCGAACCGGCCGCGCCGCTCCGTCCCGCGTTCGCCGCCGGGTTCGAGGTTCGCGATCACCTGAAATACCACCCGGGGCACACGTGGGCACTGCGCGAGAGCGCCAACCTCGTCCGCGTCGGCATCGACGACTTCGCCGCCCGGCTGATCGGCAAGGTCGATCGCATCACGCTGCCGCGCCGGGGCCAGTGGATTCGCCAGGGTCAGAAGATCTGGAGCGTCGAGCGCGACGGAAAGAAGGTCGACATGGCGTCCCCGATCGAGGGGATCGTCACCGAGATCCACGAGGCCGCGGCCGCCGCTCCCGACGAGGCGCGCCGGCACCCGTACGACGACGGCTGGCTCGTGAAGGTGGAGTCCCCGGACGCATCGACGAACCTCCGCAACCTGATCGCGGGAAACGTCGCGAAGAGCTGGATGGAGGAGGCCGCGTCCCGTCTCCGTCTCCGCCTTCCGGCCGTCGCCGGCGCCGTGGCCCAGGACGGCGGCGTGGCGATCGACGATGTCCCGTCGATCCTCTCCGGCGACTCCTGGCTGGATCTCGCACGGGAGTTCTTCCTCATCTGA
- a CDS encoding NADP-dependent malic enzyme: MAIRKQDALDYHQGARPGKIEVMPTKPCRSQRDLSLAYTPGVAEPCLEIQKNPHDAFKYTSRGNLVAVVSNGTAVLGLGNIGALAGKPVMEGKGVLFKRFADIDVFDLEVGTEDPEEVIRLCQLLEPTFGGINLEDIKAPDCFHIEETLKRTMKIPVFHDDQHGTAIISGAALLNAVEICGKSIDAIRIVVNGAGAAGIACAEHYVRLGARRERITLCDTKGVVHQGRTEGMNPYKARFAHATGDRTLHDAMKGADVFVGLSAAGAVTGEMLRTMAANPIVFAMANPTPEISYEEALAARRDVLIATGRSDYPNQVNNVLGFPFIFRGALDVRATAINEEMKLAATRALAALAREDVPDSVCRAYGVDRLRFGRDYIIPKPFDPRVLISVASAVARAAIESGVAREPIDIGVYREQLERRLGKAREVTRMMVLKAQASPRRVVFPEGEHEKILRACHILAEERIARPILLGDPYAIHMKAADLGVPLTGMEVVDPREWSHREEYVKELVRLRQRRGVTPSEARSLIDDRNVFGSMMVHMGHADALVSGVTQHYPDTIRPALQIIRTREGIRKVSGFYLIVTKRGDLYFLADTTVNIDPSAEDLAEIALCTAEAARRFDVVPRVAMLSFSNFGSTKHPQAEKARRAVELVKRRDPLLMIDGEMQADTAVVPEILETTYPFSGLRGGANVLIFPDLASGNIAYKLLMRLGGAEAMGPILMGLSRPVHVVQRGAEVEEIVHVAAIAVVDAQEAVARKPAGTEMKNASIAGEKLDAAAAPRTPSAVGT; the protein is encoded by the coding sequence ATGGCAATCCGCAAGCAGGACGCGCTCGATTACCACCAGGGCGCGCGCCCCGGAAAGATCGAGGTCATGCCCACGAAGCCGTGCCGCTCCCAGCGGGATCTCAGCCTCGCCTACACGCCGGGGGTCGCCGAGCCGTGCCTCGAGATTCAGAAGAATCCCCACGATGCCTTCAAGTACACCTCGCGCGGCAACCTCGTCGCCGTGGTGAGCAACGGGACGGCGGTGCTGGGCCTGGGGAACATCGGGGCGCTCGCCGGCAAGCCGGTGATGGAGGGAAAGGGGGTCCTCTTCAAGAGGTTCGCGGACATCGACGTCTTCGATCTGGAGGTCGGGACGGAGGATCCCGAGGAGGTCATCCGGCTCTGCCAGCTCCTCGAGCCGACCTTCGGCGGCATCAACCTCGAGGACATCAAGGCGCCGGACTGCTTCCACATCGAGGAGACGCTGAAGCGCACGATGAAGATCCCCGTCTTCCACGACGATCAGCACGGGACCGCGATCATCTCCGGCGCGGCGCTCCTGAACGCCGTGGAGATCTGCGGCAAGTCCATCGACGCGATCCGCATCGTCGTGAACGGCGCGGGAGCGGCCGGGATCGCGTGCGCCGAGCACTACGTGAGGCTCGGGGCCCGCCGCGAGCGGATCACGCTGTGCGACACGAAGGGGGTCGTCCACCAGGGGCGCACCGAGGGGATGAACCCGTACAAGGCGCGCTTCGCGCACGCCACGGGCGATCGGACGCTGCACGACGCGATGAAGGGGGCGGACGTCTTCGTCGGCCTGTCGGCGGCCGGGGCGGTGACCGGGGAGATGCTCCGGACGATGGCGGCGAACCCGATCGTCTTCGCGATGGCGAACCCGACGCCCGAGATCTCGTACGAGGAGGCACTCGCCGCGCGACGGGACGTCCTCATCGCGACGGGCCGGTCCGACTATCCCAACCAGGTCAACAACGTCCTCGGGTTCCCCTTCATCTTCCGAGGCGCCCTCGACGTGCGCGCCACCGCGATCAACGAGGAGATGAAGCTCGCCGCGACGCGCGCGCTGGCGGCCCTCGCCCGGGAGGACGTGCCGGACTCGGTCTGCCGGGCCTACGGCGTCGATCGCCTGCGGTTCGGGCGCGACTACATCATCCCGAAGCCGTTCGATCCCCGCGTGCTGATCTCGGTGGCCTCCGCGGTGGCGCGCGCCGCCATCGAATCCGGCGTGGCCCGGGAGCCGATCGACATCGGCGTCTATCGCGAGCAGCTCGAGCGGAGGCTCGGCAAGGCGCGCGAGGTGACGCGCATGATGGTCCTCAAGGCCCAGGCCTCCCCGAGGCGGGTCGTCTTTCCGGAAGGGGAGCACGAGAAGATCCTGCGGGCCTGCCACATCCTGGCCGAGGAGCGGATCGCCCGCCCGATCCTCCTCGGAGATCCGTACGCCATCCACATGAAGGCCGCGGATCTCGGCGTGCCGCTCACCGGGATGGAGGTGGTAGACCCGCGCGAGTGGTCGCATCGCGAGGAGTACGTGAAGGAGCTGGTGCGCCTGAGGCAGCGGCGCGGCGTGACCCCCTCGGAGGCGCGCTCCCTGATCGACGATCGCAACGTGTTCGGCTCGATGATGGTCCACATGGGGCACGCCGACGCCCTCGTCTCGGGGGTGACCCAGCACTACCCCGACACGATCCGCCCGGCGCTGCAGATCATCCGGACGCGCGAGGGAATCCGGAAGGTCTCGGGCTTCTACCTCATCGTGACGAAGAGGGGGGACCTCTACTTCCTCGCCGACACGACCGTGAACATCGATCCGTCGGCCGAGGACCTCGCCGAGATCGCCCTCTGCACCGCCGAGGCGGCGCGCCGATTCGACGTCGTGCCGCGGGTCGCGATGCTGTCGTTCTCGAACTTCGGCAGCACGAAGCACCCGCAGGCCGAGAAAGCGCGGCGGGCCGTCGAGCTGGTGAAGAGGCGGGATCCTCTCCTCATGATCGACGGCGAGATGCAGGCCGACACCGCGGTCGTCCCGGAGATCCTCGAGACGACGTACCCCTTCTCCGGGCTGCGCGGCGGGGCGAACGTGCTCATCTTCCCGGATCTCGCCTCCGGCAACATCGCCTACAAGCTCCTCATGCGGCTGGGCGGCGCCGAGGCGATGGGCCCGATCCTGATGGGGCTGAGCCGTCCGGTGCACGTCGTCCAGCGCGGCGCCGAGGTCGAGGAGATCGTCCACGTCGCCGCGATCGCGGTGGTGGACGCGCAGGAGGCGGTCGCCCGGAAGCCCGCCGGGACCGAGATGAAGAACGCGTCGATCGCCGGTGAGAAGCTCGACGCCGCCGCGGCGCCCCGAACTCCTTCAGCCGTGGGAACCTGA
- a CDS encoding 2-oxoacid:acceptor oxidoreductase family protein, with the protein MLSKSDVFYDRYERKAELQHQTHYCPGCGHGIAHKLLAEAIHDLGAKDSTIFVSPVGCSVFAYYYFDVGNVQAAHGRTPAVATALKRSCPGSLVIGYQGDGDLAAIGTAEILHAANRGEAISIFFVNNAIYGMTGGQMAPTTLVGQTSTTTPWGRRPANEGYPIHVAELLATLEAPAYIERVSLHDGKNIMKARKAIRKALDIQRAGAGFTFVEILSPCPTIWKMTPVEAQRWVEEKLLPVFPLGILRDRRPAIAADGGPPRKPMAEVLGLTRDAAGAIPASGAGAAVQPVTVKVAGFGGQGVLLLGQMLAEIGLREGMEVSWLPSYGPEMRSGSAHCHVCIAGERIGSPLISNPDVLIAMNELSLRKFAPHVRAGGLILYNQDALPAGFDAAAARVVCVPASRIADDLGAARAANAVLLGALQAETATFGAEVALSVLVAAIRNPSLHELNRKAFQAGRSFAAERTAAA; encoded by the coding sequence ATCCTCTCGAAGTCCGACGTCTTCTACGATCGCTACGAGCGGAAGGCGGAGCTGCAGCACCAGACTCATTACTGTCCCGGCTGCGGCCACGGCATCGCGCACAAGCTCCTCGCCGAGGCGATCCACGATCTCGGCGCGAAGGACAGCACGATCTTCGTCAGCCCCGTCGGCTGCTCCGTCTTCGCCTACTACTACTTCGACGTGGGGAACGTGCAGGCGGCGCACGGGCGCACGCCGGCCGTGGCCACCGCGCTGAAGCGGTCATGCCCCGGGAGCCTCGTCATCGGGTACCAGGGGGACGGGGATCTCGCGGCGATCGGCACCGCGGAGATCCTCCACGCGGCGAACCGCGGCGAGGCGATCTCGATCTTCTTCGTCAACAACGCGATCTACGGGATGACGGGCGGCCAGATGGCGCCGACGACGCTCGTCGGCCAGACGAGCACGACGACGCCGTGGGGAAGGCGGCCTGCGAACGAGGGATACCCCATCCACGTCGCGGAGCTTCTCGCGACCCTCGAGGCCCCGGCGTACATCGAGCGCGTGTCGCTGCACGACGGCAAGAACATCATGAAGGCGCGGAAGGCGATCCGCAAAGCGCTCGACATCCAGCGCGCGGGCGCCGGCTTCACGTTCGTCGAGATCCTCTCTCCCTGCCCGACCATCTGGAAGATGACCCCCGTCGAGGCGCAGAGGTGGGTCGAGGAGAAGCTCCTCCCGGTCTTCCCGCTCGGAATCCTGAGGGACAGGCGCCCCGCGATCGCCGCGGACGGCGGGCCGCCCCGGAAGCCGATGGCGGAGGTCCTGGGCCTGACGAGGGACGCGGCCGGGGCGATCCCCGCTTCCGGCGCCGGCGCGGCGGTGCAGCCCGTGACGGTGAAGGTCGCGGGCTTCGGCGGCCAGGGGGTCCTCCTCCTGGGGCAGATGCTCGCCGAGATAGGGCTCCGAGAGGGGATGGAGGTGAGCTGGCTGCCGTCGTACGGCCCCGAGATGCGAAGCGGCAGCGCGCACTGCCATGTGTGCATCGCCGGCGAGCGCATCGGCTCCCCGCTAATCTCAAACCCCGACGTCCTCATCGCGATGAACGAGCTCTCGCTGAGGAAGTTCGCCCCCCACGTGAGGGCGGGCGGGCTCATCCTGTACAACCAGGACGCTCTCCCGGCGGGGTTCGACGCGGCCGCCGCGCGCGTCGTCTGCGTCCCGGCATCCCGGATCGCCGACGATCTGGGCGCGGCGAGGGCGGCCAACGCCGTCCTCCTCGGGGCGCTTCAGGCCGAGACGGCGACCTTCGGCGCTGAGGTGGCGCTCTCGGTTCTCGTCGCGGCGATCAGGAACCCGTCGCTCCACGAGCTGAACCGCAAGGCGTTCCAGGCCGGCCGCTCCTTCGCGGCCGAGAGGACCGCGGCCGCCTGA
- the vorB gene encoding 3-methyl-2-oxobutanoate dehydrogenase subunit VorB codes for MRQLTKGNVAVVKGALLAGCGAYYGYPITPASEIAEAAALYLPQVGGVFLQAESEVAAINMVYGAASAGVRAMTASSGPGVSLMQEGMSYLAGAELPCVVVDVVRGGPGLGNIAPEQSDYFALVKGGGHGCYRNLVLAPASAQEMADLTRLAFDLADRYRNPAVVLTDGFIGQMMEPVDLDATVAVPEAKPWAVAGTAETRKNLISSIFLEPDLLEAHVRKLEAKYLEAERLEARHEVYRGEDADTLVVGYGIVSRVLRSAVEQARKAGAAVGLFRPISLWPFPKEALVAAASRCRRVLVVELSTGQMVEDVRLALNGTVPVELLGRVGGNVPSVEEILDRLLPVGAAAR; via the coding sequence ATGCGCCAGCTCACCAAGGGTAACGTCGCCGTCGTCAAGGGGGCGCTCCTCGCGGGGTGCGGCGCGTACTACGGCTACCCGATCACCCCGGCGAGCGAGATCGCCGAGGCCGCGGCCCTGTACTTGCCGCAGGTCGGAGGTGTCTTCCTCCAGGCCGAGAGCGAGGTCGCCGCGATCAACATGGTCTACGGCGCCGCCTCGGCGGGGGTGCGGGCGATGACGGCCTCGTCGGGGCCGGGCGTGAGCCTGATGCAGGAGGGGATGTCGTATCTCGCCGGGGCGGAGCTGCCGTGCGTCGTCGTCGACGTCGTGCGCGGCGGCCCCGGGCTCGGGAACATCGCCCCGGAGCAGAGCGACTACTTCGCCCTCGTGAAGGGGGGAGGGCACGGGTGCTACCGGAACCTCGTCCTCGCCCCCGCCTCCGCGCAGGAGATGGCCGACCTGACGCGCCTCGCCTTCGACCTCGCCGACCGGTATCGCAATCCCGCCGTCGTCCTCACCGACGGGTTCATCGGCCAGATGATGGAGCCCGTCGATCTCGACGCGACCGTCGCGGTCCCCGAGGCGAAGCCCTGGGCGGTGGCCGGCACGGCGGAGACGCGGAAGAACCTCATCAGCTCGATCTTCCTCGAGCCCGATCTCCTGGAAGCCCACGTGCGGAAGCTCGAGGCGAAGTACCTCGAGGCCGAGCGGCTGGAGGCGCGGCACGAGGTGTACCGCGGCGAGGACGCCGACACCCTGGTCGTCGGGTACGGGATCGTCTCCCGCGTCCTCCGGTCCGCCGTGGAGCAGGCCCGCAAGGCCGGCGCGGCGGTGGGCCTCTTCCGTCCCATCTCGCTGTGGCCCTTCCCGAAGGAGGCGCTCGTCGCCGCGGCGTCCCGGTGCCGCCGCGTTCTGGTGGTCGAGCTGAGCACGGGGCAGATGGTCGAGGACGTGAGGCTGGCGCTCAACGGCACCGTTCCCGTCGAGCTTCTCGGGCGGGTCGGAGGCAACGTCCCTTCGGTCGAGGAGATCCTCGATCGGCTCCTTCCGGTTGGCGCGGCGGCGAGGTGA
- a CDS encoding 4Fe-4S dicluster domain-containing protein: protein MAAEKRGFVSVDVAECKGCGLCVEACPVECLELEAGLNAYGVHPAHYTGAGCTGCGICFYDCPEPGAIEVMKIREAVHAPAHQG, encoded by the coding sequence GTGGCCGCCGAGAAGCGCGGTTTCGTGTCGGTAGACGTCGCTGAATGCAAGGGGTGCGGCCTCTGTGTGGAGGCCTGCCCCGTCGAATGTCTCGAGCTCGAGGCCGGCCTGAACGCCTACGGCGTCCATCCGGCGCACTACACCGGCGCCGGATGCACCGGCTGCGGCATCTGCTTCTACGACTGCCCCGAGCCCGGCGCGATCGAGGTCATGAAGATCCGGGAGGCCGTCCATGCGCCAGCTCACCAAGGGTAA